ATCGGTTGTTAAACTTCCTCCTCAGGTTAAGTTGTAATAATATTCTTGATGAACACACAAGTTGAATGCAATTTTAGGATTCTTAACGATGAATAAAAGGTTTGGAATAAGCAAAGTGACGGTTATAGCTTTATCATCCCGTACATATAGTTTATCACATAAAGGAAAATCTATTTTCTGGCGACAATTCAAGAACTTGAAAGCTTCAAATGATTACCTGTTTCATCTTCAATCCTTTTTTTTTTTGGTCAAACATCTTCAATCCTTCTTTCCTTATAATAAGAAGTTTCTTTTGGGGAATTTATCGCTTGCTCCATGTGGTCAAGAATTTGAAGATGGGCTTGACGTCCATACTTTAAAGCTTCACCAATGACATCTAACGAGAGTAGAGTTGACTTTGCATCCAACTGAATTGCTGTTATACCATTTCGTGTACCAGCAATTTTGAAATCCATTTCTCCCAAGTCATTTTCTAAACCCTGAAAAACAAGTTATCTCTATGAACTCAACTCAACCAGAAAAATCATTACATAAATTGAAGAAAAAAGTAAACCAACTTACCGATGTATCAGTTATTATACGGTAGTTCTCTAGCTGTCCGTTGGATGTCTCCATATCAGTGACAAGACCTATAGAGACACCTGCAACATGACTTTTTATAGGAACTCCAGCGTCCATCAAAGCTATACTACCTGAGAAGCAAAACCATTTTAGATATGAAGTTTAAGTATGAAGTTACAAAATTAACATATGGCCGGTCCTAGTCACAGCCCGATGAAAATTGGCTTTAGCCTCCAAATTTTATAGAATTACTGTATTATACAGACATGCTTCTAAATTGCCAAAAAAAATTTTTAATAAGATTCATTTTAAAATGTTTATGGCACTCGAAATTTCAAGAACAGATAAGGAACTTAAAACCTTATAAAAATAGGCTAACTGTAAAAAAACTATTACGCGTATGACGTATTCAAATTGATGGGTACCTCCACAAACACTTGTTGTCGATGAAGAGCCATCTGAGGCTAACACCTCTGAGTTAAGGTGAATAGCATATGGAAAATCTCTTTGAGAGGGAATGACAGCAAGCAAGGCTTTCTCAGTAAACATTCCTACCACACATAAAAGAAAACAAAAGAATACTGAAAACTATTTGGAGCATATTGAAAGATAAAGCTGTGAAACTATGGAACATACCGTCGCCAATTTCGAGCCATCGACGTGAAAAAATGTCTACGATATGATTTGTACAAAATGGTGGAAAATCATAATCAACACGAAAACTTTTTCTTGGGAGCACGTCAACGCTTTGTGTTTCTCCAGGTTTACCAATTGATGCAGTGCATAATACCTTTAAAGACAACCAGGTTTGAGTAAGAGTAGACAAAATAATTACACTTGACGTTTCGTTCAACACAAAATAACCTGTGTCTCTCCGCATGACATAAGTGATGACCCATGCAACGTATGTAAATAACCAGCTTCACAGTGTAGTGGTCTTATTTGGTGAATACTTCTCCCGTCAAATCTGTTGACGTCCGATATAGTTTCTGTACAATGTGCCTGTGACAAACATAAATATGGTAAACATATATATTAGCTATATTAAAGCAAATCCTTATCTACATGACTAACCTGCCCTAGAGCAACCTCACGTCCACTGTGATTTGATGATTGAGTTCCTACAAAAATAAAATATGAATGAAACCGTGGAAGAAGTATTAGCTAGCCACACACATTTTGTGTGTGGAAACAGATTAAAATCACTAAAAGTAGTGAAAATAACTTGTATCCTGAAAATTCTTGGAATTCGATGTGTCTTTCTTGTCCATCTGATAACGTTCTCTCAGCTTTACTTGAGAGTCAATGCATTTAACAGCCTACACAAAAGTAGAACGCCAAGTCGCCAATATATATTAAATTGTTTTTTTTTAGCAAAAAAATGTACGGAGGATTTACAGAATTTGTGTAACCTAGCTACCTCTAGCTGAGCTAGCTTTAGATTAGCTGTTAGATCGCTCTCTGAGATCTCACTAGCTACCAGGTCAGCCATGATAGGGTTTTGACGTGTGCATACGTATAACAAATTGATATCACTTCTACGTTGCTGCATAAATTTGAAATCATCAATGATACTAAAAAATAAATAGGAGGATACTGAAACTGTGTCTCAAGTTTACCTCGTCAATGGTAGGATTTATTGTGATATTTTCATTAATCCTTCCAATACGGATGACTCCTATAGGTCCAGCCTGAGTGATATTCAGTTTCATAAGAGCAGCTGAAGTTGCAATAATCGCCATTAACTCAGCATCAGCTTCATGTTTCCAGTTTGTTTTTAAAACACATACATTTACCTACAAACACAATAATTATGATCCTGAAAATGAACAATTTGTATGTTAAAGTAACAATTACTATACCATAACGTTAGCGGGGAATCCAGCAGTAAATAATGGTCTTATCGACCTGTCAATAATATGAGAACACATGATCTCTCGATCAGTTGGGTCATGAGATCTCCATCTTTCACCATATCTAGTCTCATCGTAATAAACCTTGAAACAAAAAGTATCCATAACTAAATATCGTAGATGATTAGTATAATCCATATCCAAGTTAAAACGTATTTTTAAGAAACACTAAGATCTGAAGAGTCACCTTTCTTTCTTTTCTTATGATTTTTAGGAAACCAATTAAGAGTTAGATAAGTTTAACGCACCTGTAAGAAGTTATCATCATTGTATTTGTCGTGGGACATGATAATCTTGGATCGTACTGTAGTGCCATCCATGTGACACAACACAGAACCGTGATTTTTTTCATCGTCTATCATCTCAAGGCTAATTATGCTAGATCCAAGCTGGAATGCTTCAATGACAGGCGGGTTAAGGGCGTTGGATCTAGTCCGCGTACGCCGAGTAAAAGAAGAAAAAGCTCTTATCTTAGATGCAACCCTCATCAGAAACTCAGCTCCTATACAGAGAAAATTAAAACTATAAGACAAAACCAAAGTCGTAATCAGACTAAAACTAAAAACGCTATAAACCAATTCTACAAATAACTAGAATCAAATAGTATTTATTCGACAGAAGTGAGATCGGGAATGTATAAACGGACCTGGAGCGTGACGCTCCGGACAAGTTACTTTCGATTCCAAGACTATCAGTTGACGAGACACACCAATAGTTAGTCTTGACTTGATGCAAGATCGAAGAATAGACAACGCCATTGTTTATCCTTTCTTTTTCTTTTCACTGGTAACACTTTCAGTTAAATTAAAGCGATGAGTACAAGGGAGGTCTAAATAAATGCCCAAACTTTAAATAAGGGAGATTAGGGTTTGTATGGTTTTTTCTTTAATAATAGGGTTTATATAGGAATAAATTTTATGTTTATCCTCTGACGTTATTGGAATCAGGGGTTTGAGAGAATTTAGTGGAGTTTAGGTGGAATTTGAAGATTTTGTTTGAAAATTGAAGATTTTGGTGAGAATTTATTTGTGTGATTATCTTTAAAAATTCAAAGCGTTTGCTGACCCAATAAAAAAAAAAATTCAAAGCGTTGCTATTTTTAAAAGAAAACACAAAATGACTTCGCTCCAGTTGCTATTGGATTACTAGCTAGATAAATCTCAGCCACATTAGTAAGGCGTATTAAGTAAATCAGGAAGTGTTATGGCAGTTTCAGGACTGATATTATTGGCTTTGGTCAAATTCCAGTCTAGTTATGTATGGGTTTGAATAAACCAATTTAGTTGGATGATTCAAGCGGAGGTGAGTCACGACCACCATAGCTGTTATCTCCAGTTATGGCCCTTGTTGTTATTTAAGGACTTGTGATATATAGCTACAGAGCTTAAGAAAGTGATTGAGCTGATTCGTGAAGCTCCACTTCAAGCTGGTTATACTCTAGTTTTCTTCAGTTATATTCATTCCAAGTTACAGAGAGTTTGACAACATATCTAAGCTCCTATATTTAACTTCAGGGTTAGAGTTATGTAACTTTTTCATTGTGGTCACTGGTCAGTTCTGCTTCTCTATACAGAACCTCGAACAAAGGTGTCCATCAAGCTATAAGCAAAATTAGAAAAAAAACAAAAGGATTGTGTTAAACATGCGACGACACAATCCGAGACTATTGTAAGGCATAGTTGGAAACACAAGGAACATGAATAAAATCTTGATGCACGTGTCATAAAATTTTGTTTGCTTTCTCGCTTTCCCTGGCTAAATCATTCAACAGCTCCGAATCTCTCATAATTTTCTTCAACTTGTATTTGTATGGCCACCGCATACTGTTTCCCCAACCAGATAAGCAGGAGGATCCAGTAGCTTGATCAATGTGATCTGCAATTCGTTCTTGATAATTCTGTTAATCCTACTTCCTTCTTTGTCCACTATGTTGTTCTTGTGATCAAATTAACCACAAGTCAAGCTGCCTAGCCTTAGCACAGAGAATCCATCTAAGATACATAAATAAATCGATAAACTAAGAAAATTCAGAAAAGAAGCAAGGATTTAAATCGAGAAAACATAACGTGCTCAGTTGCTCAGTGAAGCTAGTTAATGTCCTGGTATTTGTGTACGTGAAATTTTAACCACAAATCATTTTCAGATAATTCCGAATAATTTCTGAGATGTTTTATTTGGTGAAAAGTATTTGATAGATTTTTTTTTAAATGATAAATCCAATAGGCAAGGATTTAAGATGATAAGATAATATTATCAAAATATGAGATTTTGAGAAAAAAATATCAAAATTTTCTTATTTCTTTAACAAAAAATAAGATAATATTTATAAATACTAGATTCAATAATATGAGATTTTGAAGAAAAAAATGAAATCTTACCAAATCACTATCATGAAATCATATGAGTAGAAAACTTCATCTAATAAATAGTTATATTAAATATATAAAAATGATTGTTTATATTATTTTTTTGCCATCTATAGATTGTTTATATTTATTTACTATAGATGATTATAAATAAATAACAATAATTGTTTTGAATTATATTTCAGGGTCAATTTAATTATATACGTAACATGTAAAACGCAAATAACATACACTGGAAATTGCTGTCACTGATCACACTACAATTGATCGCCACATTTGATCAGTCATGCAAAAACAGGTAATGAACAACATTTTAATCGATGCTGCTCGTCGCTACTAGGGACTGGCATGTGAAAAGAACCTTAGTAGATGGACCTTCAGTTTCATAGGCCTTAGAGCTGGTCGGGGTTGTGACAAATTAAAGAAAACTATTTTTTAAAAAAAATTTAAGCATTCAATACGTTTTCCTTTTTTCGTATGAAGTAAAAAAAATTAGTAGAAACTAAAAATGAAATATCCCATATCTATTAATAGAAAAACATTTTAAGGCTCCAAATGGTGATCAAGGGAATGGGTGGGAATAGCTAATTCCTTAGCATTCCTTATAATTTTCACCATTTACAAAGAATATTTGTTACTTATGATTCCTTAACATTCCTTAAGATTTAAGGAATAAAAGACTACAATTATTCCTTGACAAAATGGAAGAGGAATAGATTTTCATTTTATTTTATTCCATTTTATTCCTTTTTTCCTATTCCTTTTATTCCTTTTATGGTTACCAGTTAGAGCCTTATAATCAGTAGTTTGTACTAACTAAAAAAATGTCATGCTGAGTTGTTACGTAAATGGAATGCTATTTTTGCTTACTTCATATTATATAGTATGTCCATTATGGAATGCGGCTTGAGAATCAATTGAGAATTTTGTTACTCCAAAATTACATTGCTAGGAAATGTTATATTATATAGTATGTCCATTATGGACCATTCATTTATCAAATTGAAATTATTATATATTTTTTCCTTAAATAAAACCTGCAGAATTACCTAATGTGATTAAGATATATATGACAATTAATTATTTTAAATAATAAATGTTTGTTAACAATCTGTATATTTTCTATCATTTTTGTTTAATTATTTATTATTAAAATAAATTACATAATTACATTAATCATATAATAAAAATTTAGATTTTTTTGATAAATGTTGTATTTAAAAATTTTCAAAACTAGTATAAATTACTAAAACTCTTAAAATTTTCACATAAACTTTTGTAATCAAGGTTTATTTTTTTTCTATAATAAGATACAATGATTATAAAATCATATGAATAAATAATTGTATTTTAATAGGTGTTTATGCTAATATATATACATATATATTTCATATCGTTTAAATTAAACTATACATCATATGAAGATACATACTTATATTTTGATATATGCGTTGAACATATATTGAAAAGTTAATATTTTAATTTTGAAATCTTCATTGTTTTTTTTAAATGATTATAAATTATTTAAACCACTAAACATTTCACATTAAAAAAAAAAATCGTTGGTGTAAAATTTTGCTATACAAATATGCAAATAATCATAAAATCATATGAGTAGAACCTCATTTAATAAATATATATATTAAAAGTATACTATATATCTATGTTAATATCATTTAGATTTAATTATATATCTATCATATACGATAGATAAGCTTGATTATTTTGATTTATTTACCCTAAAATGATTGCGAATAAACAAGAGTGGTCATTTGATTTATATGCGCACGCCAATTTATTATATAATAGTAACTGATTTCTTAGTTATTTAATATATCCTTTAGATACTAAAGCACAAGTCACATGACCAATCAAATCATCAAATTCTGCCACATAATTAGTGTTTACAAAAATAAAGGAAAAAATCATTTAAAACAAAATGATGATTAGAAAAAAAAAATGTAACTACCCACTATCTTCTTTCTAATTCATCCACGATTTCTTTTCCATACTCATATCCTATTTTCTTGAACTTGACAAACAATTAACAACGAAACGCCCCATTGAAAACAGAATATGAGTGTCTATACTCCAATTTTAAAAACCGGAGTCAAAATAGCACAAAGCTTTCTTTCTAAAATTCATCCAAAACCACTTCGATATCACGATCTCTAAACCGTTTCGGCATCTTCTATTGTAATACTCACGCTGAACTTCACCGCTTCACCTTTCCTAGCTATCCCTAGACTCTCTTGGATCATTTATTCATCTACTTATCTGATTCATCGATTTTAAGTAGTTTCATTTGGTAGAGGTTTAGACACATCTCTTCATCTCAATTCGATCGTCTAATATCTTCAACTATTTCATTTTTTTGCAGAAACAAACCGAAGATGCCATTAGATTATACTCACGTTTCCCAACTGAAGCTTTGTAGAAAAAACAAATTCTCCGATCTTGCTATATGTTTTGGTTAGTGCTTAATCATCCAGTCATTATTACTCCAGTGTGTTCCTGTTTATGTTGTGGTTAACATAGATTTTTTTCTCTGCTCTGAAAGTATTGGTGTTTCTAGGGTTCATCTTCACTAAAGTAGGAAAGATACTATTCAATGTCTCCAAACCCATAAACGTTCAATACATGAATCTCTATAGACTTTTTGTTGTACTCAAAACATTTCTAACATATTGTTCAGGCATTAGAAGCAGATGAGACGTTACAAGAAAAAAAAGAACAGCAAATGAGCTCTCAAAGAGTCATATAATTCTTCTAACATGGAGCTGCAAAACCACCTTTGAATGGAATTCTTCTAACATGGAGCTGCAAACCCACCTTTCAGTGGAGTTGCTAATTCCCAAAGTCAGATTTCTTCAGTCAATGTAAATGTCAATTAATAATATGCGTTTGTGATTGTATAAGTGTCAATAAATCTTGAAAATTTTACGCAAGGTGTCAATTAAGAATATATTTCTTTCCAAATGCCATTAACAAATGTTTGATGTTTTAGTCATATCTAATGTATGATGTATTATTTTGATTTAAAAACTATAGCAGCATGCTTACATAGTAAGTATCACATATTTTCAAACTTACGTGTAAAATAATTTTGATTACTCAAATTATTTTACATTCTTAACTTTTGATTTACTTTCATAGAATGATGTTTATGTCTTACATGCTGTTTTTTTCTTTACTGTTTTTAGTGTTTTGATTGGATTTGTAAAACTGTTTTTAAACTTTGATTTGTAAAATTGTTTGTAGATTAAAATGTTGAATGAACTACTGGACTTTAGATGCTAAAGACAAATTGCTCATATTCATATACATGTTAAGAATTAGCGGAAAAAAAAGACTGGAAGGGCAAGACAGAAAGAAGTAATCAAGAAAGTTTCAAACCAATAATTGTATTGAAGTCTTTAAAAAGAATATTTGTATTGAACAATGTAATTTATATCAATATATAAGAAATTTAAACAGATCTAACTTAATTTTCATGTCTACGGTTAATTAACGATAATTGTGCTAATGTTTTTATGTTTACTTTTACTTTGCTTTTGCTAAGTTTTACACATGGGTTTACCACAAAATTTTTACACACGAAAACTATGTGTATATATGTAACTAAAATTTATTTGTAAGAAAGAATAATAAGGAATCACTAGTAATTATTATTTTGTTATTTCATAATATGCAGAAAAACATAAAATAAGTAATAAATATAAAATATTTATTCTGCATAAGGCGCGGATCT
The DNA window shown above is from Brassica oleracea var. oleracea cultivar TO1000 chromosome C3, BOL, whole genome shotgun sequence and carries:
- the LOC106333915 gene encoding polyribonucleotide nucleotidyltransferase 2, mitochondrial-like, coding for MIDDEKNHGSVLCHMDGTTVRSKIIMSHDKYNDDNFLQVYYDETRYGERWRSHDPTDREIMCSHIIDRSIRPLFTAGFPANVMVNVCVLKTNWKHEADAELMAIIATSAALMKLNITQAGPIGVIRIGRINENITINPTIDEQRRSDINLLYVCTRQNPIMADLVASEISESDLTANLKLAQLEAVKCIDSQVKLRERYQMDKKDTSNSKNFQDTRTQSSNHSGREVALGQAHCTETISDVNRFDGRSIHQIRPLHCEAGYLHTLHGSSLMSCGETQVLCTASIGKPGETQSVDVLPRKSFRVDYDFPPFCTNHIVDIFSRRWLEIGDGMFTEKALLAVIPSQRDFPYAIHLNSEVLASDGSSSTTSVCGGSIALMDAGVPIKSHVAGVSIGLVTDMETSNGQLENYRIITDTSGLENDLGEMDFKIAGTRNGITAIQLDAKSTLLSLDVIGEALKYGRQAHLQILDHMEQAINSPKETSYYKERRIEDV